One Streptosporangium sp. NBC_01495 DNA window includes the following coding sequences:
- a CDS encoding transposase — MVLEDDHTVAAVAREFGINAGTLGSWVTRHRVVRSPDEQPVSGPERARIRELERENAELREKLAFLNLRTVRNPLGTSLQKAARAWRANALPDLWQDDLPAPPRRTSS, encoded by the coding sequence ATGGTGCTGGAGGACGATCACACGGTCGCGGCGGTGGCCCGGGAGTTCGGCATCAACGCCGGCACCTTGGGCAGTTGGGTGACTCGGCATCGGGTCGTGCGCAGCCCAGATGAGCAGCCGGTCTCCGGGCCGGAGCGGGCCCGGATCCGGGAGTTGGAGCGAGAGAACGCCGAGCTGCGCGAGAAGCTGGCGTTCCTGAATCTAAGGACTGTCCGGAATCCGCTAGGCACCTCACTTCAAAAGGCCGCTCGCGCCTGGCGCGCGAACGCCCTGCCCGACCTCTGGCAGGATGATCTCCCCGCACCCCCACGAAGGACATCCTCATGA